One stretch of Macrotis lagotis isolate mMagLag1 chromosome 7, bilby.v1.9.chrom.fasta, whole genome shotgun sequence DNA includes these proteins:
- the NAMPT gene encoding nicotinamide phosphoribosyltransferase, whose translation MNCASGAEFNILLATDSYKVTHYKQYPPNTSKVYSYFECREKKTENSKVRKVKYEETVFYGLQYILNKYLKGKVVTKEKIQEAKEVYREHFQDDVFNEKGWNYILEKYDGHLPIEVKAVPEGSVIPRGNVLFTVENTDPECYWLTNWIETILVQSWYPITVATNSREQKKILAKYLMETSGNLDGLEYKLHDFGYRGVSSQETAGIGASAHLVNFKGTDTVAGIALIKKYYGTKDPVPGYSVPAAEHSTITAWGKDHEKDAFEHIVTQFSSVPVSVVSDSYDIYNACEKIWGEDLRHLIVSRSAEAPLIIRPDSGNPLDTVLKVLDILGKKFPVTENSKGYKLLPPYLRVIQGDGVDINTLQEIVEGMKKKKWSIENISFGSGGALLQKLTRDLLNCSFKCSYVVTNGLGINVFKDPVADPNKRSKKGRLSLHRTPTGKFLTLEEGKGDLEECGHDLLHTVFKNGKVTKSYSFDEVRKNAQLSNELEAAPH comes from the exons ATGAACTGCGCGAGCGGAGCCGAGTTCAACATCCTCCTGGCCACCGACTCGTACAAG GTTACTCACTATAAGCAATATCCACCCAACACAAGCAAAGTTTATTCCTACTTTGAATGCCgtgaaaagaagactgaaaactCCAAAGTAAGGAAGGtgaaatatgaggaaactgtATTTTACGGGTTGCAGTACATTCTTAATAAGTACTTAAaag gcAAAGTAGTGACCAAAGAGAAAATCCAAGAAGCCAAAGAGGTCTACAGAGAGCATTTTCAAGATGATGTTTTTAATGAAAAGGGATGGAATTATATTCTCGAG AAGTATGATGGCCATCTTCCCATAGAAGTAAAAGCAGTTCCTGAAGGTTCTGTCATTCCCAGAGGAAATGTTCTCTTCACAGTGGAAAACACAGATCCAGAATGTTACTGGCTTACGAATTGGATTGAG ACTATCCTTGTTCAGTCCTGGTATCCAATCACAGTAGCTACAAATTCAAGAGAGCAGAAGAAAATTTTGGCAAAGTATTTGATGGAAACATCTGGCAACTTAGATGGCCTGGAGTACAAATTACATGATTTTGGCTATAGAGGAGTCTCTTCACAAGAG acGGCTGGTATAGGAGCATCTGCTCATTTGGTTAACTTCAAGGGAACTGATACAGTAGCAGGAATTGCTTTAATTAAGAAGTATTATGGAACAAAGGACCCTGTGCCTGGATATTCTGTTCCAGCTGCAGAACACAG TACTATAACAGCCTGGGGCAAAGATcatgaaaaggatgcatttgaaCATATAGTAACTCAGTTTTCATCAGTGCCTGTGTCTGTGGTCAGTGATAGCTATGATATTTATAATGCGTGTGAGAAAATCTGGGGTGAAGATTTAAGacatttaattgtttcaaggagtgcAGAAGCACCACTAATAATTAGACCAGATTCTGGAAATCCTCTTGACACGGTTTTAAAG GTTTTGGACATTTTGGGTAAGAAGTTTCCAGTTACTGAAAACTCGAAAGGCTATAAATTGTTGCCACCTTATCTTAGAGTTATTCAGGGAGATGGGGTTGATATCAACACATTACAAGAG ATTGTCGAGggcatgaagaagaaaaaatggagtattgaaaatatttcttttggttctgGTGGAGCTTTGTTACAGAAGTTAACAAGAGATCTTTTGAATTGTTCCTTCAAATGCAGTTATGTGGTTACCAATGGCCTTGGT ATTAATGTTTTTAAGGACCCAGTTGCTGATccaaacaaaaggtcaaaaaaggGCCGACTTTCTCTACATAGGACACCTACTGGAAAGTTTCTTACtcttgaggagggaaagggagatcTTGAAGAATGTGGTCAT GATCTTCTCCATACTGTTTTCAAGAATGGAAAAGTGACAAAAAGCTATTCCTTTGATGAAGTACGGAAAAATGCCCAGTTGAGTAATGAACTGGAAGCAGCACCTCATTAA